The Chloroflexota bacterium genomic sequence GGAGCGTGCGCGGCAGGCGCAGGCGTGGGGCGCGGACGGCGTGATGGTGCTGCCGCCGTCGTTTATCAAGCCGGACGGCGACGCGCTGTACCGCTACTATGCCGCCGTGGCGAACGCGCTGTCGGCGCCGGTCATCGTGCAGGACGCGCCACAGTTGACCGGCGTAAACATGCCGGCATCGTTTCTCGCGCGATTGGCCGACGAGTTCCCTCACGTCAACGTCGCCAAGCTCGAAGGGGTGCCGTCGGGTCCGAAGATCAGCGAGATCATGAACCTGACCGGCGGGCGCATGGTCGTTTTCACCGGCTGGGGCGGGCTCGGCTTCTGGGACGGCCTGCTGCGCGGCGACGTGGGCTGCATGCCGGCGGCGTGCTTCGGGCCGTCGCTGGCGCGCGTGTACAACCTGTATGCCGCGGGCAAGGTGCCGGACGCGTGGAAATGCTTCGACGCGCAGGCGCACTTTGTGGCGTGGTCGATGCAGACGCTGGACATCTCGGTATGGACGTCGAAGCTGGCGCTGCTGCGCGAGGGCGTGATCGCCTCGGCGACCCAGCGCGACCCGGCCACGCCCGGCGACCCGGTCATGCAGGCGCAGTTTGAGGTGTACTGGGAGCAGTTCAGCCGGCTGTAGGCCGGCGCCATGCCGCGGAGGTCCCGACGATGAACACAACTCAGCCCGCGCAAGACTACGCCGAAGCGGCGGCGCGCATCACCACTCTGCAGGCGTTCGACGACGCGACGATCTACCCGAAGTGTCGCACGCGCTTCTTGTCGCACGGGCAGCGCACGACCTGGGCGATCGTCTTCCTGCACGGCTACACGAACTGCCCGCAGCAGTGGGAGCGCTTCGCCGGGCCGTGGCACGCGCGCGGCCACAACATCCTGATCCCGCGTCTGCCGGGGCACGGCACGCTGGATCGCTTCTCGGACGCGCTGGCGACGCCGGGGGCCGCCGCGATGTGCGCGGCGAGCGATGCCGCACTGGACGTCGCACGCGGACTCGGCGAGCGGGTCGCCATTGTCGGCCTCTCGCTCAGCGGGGCGCTGATCTTGCGCGCCGCGCGCATGCGCGCCGATCTGGCGCTGGCCATTTCGATTGCGCCGCAGATTGCGCCGCGCAACGTGCCGCTGGCGCTGGCGCCGCTGCTGGTGGCGCTCATCCGGCGCATACCGAACCGCTTCATCTGGTGGGACCAGAAGCTCAAAGCAGCGATGCCGGGACCGCTGCACGCGTACCCGCGTTTCCCGTCGCGCGGCATGGGCGAGATGTTTGGCATCGGGCTGGCCGAGCTGGCCGCGGCGCGCCGCCCGGGTGCGCGACCGCAGGCCGGGCACACGCTGCTGGTGACCAACGCCTACGACCCGGCGCTGAATAACGCGCCAGCACACGAGATCATCGAACGCTGGCGCGCGCACGGCGCATCGAACGTCGAACTATACGATTTTGACGCCTCCGAGCAGCTCTTGCATGACCTGGTTGAGCCGGATCAGATCGGTCAGCGCATCGACTTTGTATATCCCGTTCTGAACGAATTGATGGAACGGGCGATGAACGGAGGCGGGGGGTCGCCACGTGGCGGGTGACAAAATTGGTCGCGCCGGGGATTCTGCCGTAAGCGCATTCTTAATGTATTTGTAATATTGTGTAGATGGCAGTTTGCACTCCACTCCCACGCGCGAACATTCATGACCACCATACTCGAATACGTGCATCGCGTAGCCGTCGATGCGCTCGGCACGTCCGGCAGCAGCCTGTCTCCGCGCCTGCTTGAAAAGGCGCTGCAAACGATGACGATCGGCGTGACGATCACCAATGTGGACGGGCGCATCGTCTACACCAACCGCGCCGACGCCGAGATGCACGGATACACGGTCGAAGAACTGATCGGCCAACCGGCGCGCGTTTTCGGCACGGCCCCGCAGGCGCGGCCGTGGAGCGACATTGCGCAGATGCACAGCTGGCTGCGCGAGACCGTCAACCTTCGCAAAGATGGCAGCAGCTTCCCCGTCCTGCTGCTGTCGGACGCGGTGACCGACGCCGACGGCCGCCCGCTTGGCGTGGTGACGACCTGCCAGGATATCTCCGAGCGCAAGCTGGCCGAGGAGGCCGTGCGCGTGAGCGAGACCCGGCTGCGGCGCATCACAGACAACATGCTCGATGTGATCAGCGAGGTCGATCTGTCCGGCATCATCCAGTACGCCAGCCCTTCGCACCAGTGGGTGCTCGGTTATGACGCCGGTGGCATGATCGGCCAGGTGATTATCGAGCGCGTGCATCCGGATGATGCGCCGGATGCACGCGCGACGCTGCTGCATGCGCCGGCCTCATTGTCAGCGCCGGGGCCGGTGGTGTTTCGTTACCGGCATGCCGACGGACACTATGTCTGGATGGAATGCCTCGGACGGGTGCTGCACGATGAGCGGGGACAAGCGAGCGGGCTGGTATTGTCGAGCCGCGACGTGACGGCGCGCAAACGGGCCGAGGCCGAACTGCAGCGGCTGAACGAGGAGTTGGAGCAGCGCGTGGGCGAGCGCACGGCCGCGCTGGAGGCCGCCAACGCGGAACTGCGGCGCGATTTCGCGGAGCGGCAGCGTATCGAACACGCGCTGCGCGAGAGCGAGACGCGCTATCGCCTGCATTTTGCCAACGTTCACGACGTCATCTTCGCCATCGACGGGCAGGCGCGCGTGATCAGCATCTCGCCGTCCGTCGAGGCGACGCTGGGCTATGCGCCGGACGCGCTGATCGGCCGCTCGTTCAGTGAGCTCAATGTGCTGGCGCCCGAGTCGCTCGTGCGCGCCATCGGCGACGCCCAGCGCGTACTGGCCGGCGAGCGCGTCACCGCCGAATACACGTTTGTGCGGCGCGATGGCGAGCAGCGCATCGGCGAGGTGACCGGCGCGCCGCTGCATTCAGAAACCGGCGCGATCATCGGCGTGGTCTCGGTCGCGCGGGATATCACGGACCGCAAACGCGTCGAAGCAGCGCTGCGCGAGAGCGAGGAGCGCTACGCGTTGGCGGCGCAGGGCGCCAACGACGGCCTCTGGGACTGGAACCTCCTGACCGGCCAGATCTACTTCTCACCCCGCTGGAAAGCGATGCTCGGTCTGGCCGACCAGGCGCCGGGCACGTCGCCGGAGGCGTGGTTTGCACTGGTGCACCCGGACGATCTGGCCGACCTGCAGAGCCACCTGAGCGCGCACCTTGAGGGCCGGCGCAGCAGTTTCGAAGTCGAATACCGCATCCGCCACGCCGATGGCGAATTCCGCTGGATGCTCTCGCGGGCGCTGGCGGTACGCAGCAGCGAAGGTCAGGCGTGCCGCCTGACCGGCTCGCAGACCGACATCACGCGGCGCAAGATGGCCGAGGAGCGGCTGCTGCACGACGCGCTGCACGAGCCCCTGACCGGGCTAGCCAACCGCGCCCTATTCATGCGGCGGCTGTCCCGCGCGATTGACGCCGACGGCGGCCCGGGCGGGTCGCATGCGGCGGTGCTGTTCTTCGACCTGGACCGCTTCAAACTGATCAACGACAGCCTCGGCCACCAGATCGGCGACCGGCTGCTGGTCGCGGTGGCGCGGCGGATCGAGGCGACGGTGCGCGCCGGCGACATGATCGCGCGCTTCGGCGGCGACGAGTTCGCGCTGCTGGTGAACGACATCAACGCGCCGCCCGATGCGGCGCTGACGGCCGAGCGGCTGCTGTGCGAACTGACCCAGCCGTTCCCGGTGGACGGGCACATGCTGGCGCCGAGCGCCAGCGTCGGCATTGCGTTGACGCGGCGCAACGCCTCGCCCGATGAGATCATGCGCGAAGCCGACACGGCGATGTATCGCGCCAAGGCGCAAGGGCGGGCGCGCTACGAGATTTACGACGCCGGGATGCATTCCGAGGTGCTGACGCTGCTGGAGACCGAAGCGGACCTGCGGCGGGCGATCGCCGAGCACGAATTCGAGCTGCACTACCAGCCGATCGTCGATGTGGCCAGCGTGGCCGTGCCAAGCGTCGAAGCCCTCGTGCGCTGGCGGCACCCCCGGCGCGGGCTGGTGCCGCCGCTGGAGTTCATCCCGCTGGCCGAGGATACCGGGCTCATCCTGCCGCTCGGCGAGTGGATCGTGCGCACGGCCTGCGCGCAGGTGCGCGAGTGGCGCGCGGCAGGCCACCCGCACCTGCGCGTATCTGTCAACATCTCGGCGCGGCAACTGCGCGACCCCGCGCTGTATGCGCTGATCGCCCAGACGCTACGCGAGAACGACCTGCCGCCGTCCGCGCTTGAACTGGAAGTGATCGAACGCTCGGCGGTGCAGGATGTGGCGACGAGCACGCGGACGCTGAAGGAGCTCGCGGCGCTCGGCGTGCGCATCTCGATCGACGATTTCGGCAACCACTACTCGACGCTGGGCAACCTGCGCCGCTTCCCGTTTTCAACGCTCAAGATCGACCGCTCGTTCGTGCGCGATGTGACTGACGATGCGAACACGGCCGCCATCACCAAGGCGATCATCGCCATGGCGCGCGCGCTCAATCTGCGCGTGATTGCCGAAGGCGTCGAATCGCCCGCGCAGGTCGATTTCCTGCAGCAGCAGCAGTGCGACGGCATGCAGGGCTACATTTTCAGCCGCCCGCTGCCTCCCGCGTCTATGAGCGAGTGGTTGCGGGGGCGCGCCGCGGCCTGAGCCGGCGGGCGCTCACACCGAGCGGGGCGGCGCCAGATGCGTGCCGCTGCCAGACAAGCGGCCCGCCTTGCCAACCAGATCGGCGATCACCGCGAACAGTGCGATGGCGACCAGGACCCGCAGGCCAATATCCAGGCCAGGACTGACCACCAGCGGATCGCCCGCGATCATGAGTGCCATGACCAGGATCGTGAGCAGGTCGCGCGTCATATCGAGCGCGCGCACCGGCACCGTCCAGCGCCCCAGCCATAGGTTCGCGACGCCGATCACGAGCGCCATGCCCCAGATCATGTTCAGCCACGGCATGAAGGCCCAGAAGCCCGGCGCCACCAGCGGCTCGAACCGCAGTTGGTCGCTGGTAATCGCGTAGATGCCGATGCGGTCGGGAAAGGCATTGAACGCGACCAGCGCACCGAGCGTGATGATCACGTCGACGACGGTGCCAACCCGGTGTATCGGCTCAACTGCATGCGGTTGATTGTCAGCCACCATTACAGGTTCCTCCTTGAATAGGCGCGCCCGGCCGTGCCGTTATCAGCGGAACTGCCGGCGCTCTTCCCACGGCTGACCCAGCGGCACATCACGATCGAGCCAGAAGCGCCGCCAGAGCACGCGCAGGCGTTCCGCGCGCGCGGTCGGCAGCGGCAAGCGATTGCCCTCCAACCGCTTGGCCGCGATGATCAGCGCCAGCAAAGCGCAGCCGGCCAGCCACGGCAGGCCGAGATCGAGCAGCCAGGCAAAGAGCGTCAGCAGCAGGAAACCGGCGGCCGGGCCTTCGCCGCGGTGCCGCGCCAACTGGCCGCCCCAGAAGAAACAGAGCAGGAAGAGCGGCAGGCGCGCGTCCCAGACGAACAGCGTGCCGATCGCCGCAGCCAGCCCCCGGCCGCCGGCCCAGCCGATGTACGGCGACCAGTTGTGGCCGGCGACGACCGCCGCGCCGGACAGCACCATCAGCCACGGGTCGGCGCCGAGCGCGCGCAGGCAGGCCACCGGGGCCATGCCCTTGAGCAGGTCGAGCCCGGCGATAATGAACTTCCAGACCGTGCCCATCTGCTCGCCGGCATTGGCGCCACCGATGGTGCCGGTGCCGTAGCGCCGCAAGTCGATCCCGGCGCGCCGCTGCGTGACAATGAAGGCAGTCGGTATCGCCCCCCACAGGTAAGAAGCGAAAAGCGCCAGCAGCAGTTCAAGCGTCTGCATAGAACGCCACCCCGACGACATCCGCGCCGGTGTGCGCGCCCATCACCGGCGTGAACTCCGTCACAGTGAACTCGTCGCACGCGATGCGCGCCAGCAGGCGCTCGCGCAGCCATTCGGCATCGGCCGGCGCGTCGGCGTGGAACACGGAGGCGTGCACGGCGAACTTGCCCGCCAGATGGTCGAGCGTGTGCTTGAGCACACGTTCCAGCGCACTTGGCCATGACCGCGTCAGGCTGACCACCGAGACGCGCCCCTCGCGCAAGTTCATGATCGGGATGAGGCGCAACTGGTTGCCGACCAGAACAGCTGCGTCGCCCAGCCGGCCGCCGCGATGCACGTGCTCCAGCGACTTGAGCGTGGCGTAGAAGTCTACGCGACTGCGCACGTGCTCGGCCGCCGCGACCACGGTATCAAGCGAGCCGCCGTTCGCCGCGGCGCGCGCCGCCGCCAGCACGACGAAGCCCTCGGCGATGGTCGCGGTGTGCGAATCGACCACGCGTACCGGAAACGGGGCGACCTGCGCCGCCGCGATACGCGCGCTATTGCAGGCGCCGCTCAGTTCGCCGGCGACGTGAATCGAGACGACCGCCTCAACCTGCCGTGCCAGCTCGCGATACGCGGCGATGAATGCGCCGGGCGTCGGCTGCGAGGTTGTTGGATGCGTCGCAGAGTCGCGCAGGCGGCGGTAGAACGCGCCGGCCGAGAGGTTCTCGCCGTCGCGGAACGTCTCGCCGTCCCAGTGCAGTTCAAACGGCACTTCACGGATGTCGAGTTCGTGTTTCAGCGCGGCGGGCACGCAGGCGGCACTGTCGGTCACCACGGCAATCGGGCGCATGGGTCGCCTCCGGAGGCAGGATAGACCACCCCGCTTCATGCTATCACAGCCGGGGCGCGGCGGCATCTGTCATCCGCCACCAGCACGGCGGTACGGATGACAGGCACAATTGTAGACCTCACGGGCCTGGCAGACCTGTAAGGTCTGACCAGAGTTTGCACTGCCCGGCGGCCGCCTGTACAATGCGCCGGAATGGAATCGATCCCCCGCGACTCGCTCATCTCACCACGCCGCATCTTCTCGCTCTGGTGGCCGCTGGCTGCCAGCAGCCTGCTGATGTCCGCCGAGATGCCGATCATCAACGCCGGCATGGCGCGCACGCCGGGCCCCGAGGCGGCGCTGGCCGGCTTCGCGGTCGCGGCGACGCTCTCGAACCTGATCGAAGCGCCGATGCTGATGCTGATCGGCGCGAGCGCCGCGCTCTCGCGCGACCGCGCGATGGTGCGGGTCATGCGGCGCTTCACGTTCAGCCTCGCCATCTTCGTGAACGTCTGCTACTTGCTGATCAGCTTCACGCCGCTGGCCGACGTGATCCTGCGACAGTGGATGGGCCTGCCGCCGGCGGTGGCCGATGCGTGCCTGCCCGCCCTGCGCATCCTGATCCTCTGGCCCTCGCCGACCGGCTGGCGCCGCATGCACCAGGGCATCCTGATCCGGATGCGCCGCACGCGGATCATCAGCGCCGGGACGGTCATCCGCGTCATCTTTGTCGCGCTGATGACCGTGCTCACGCTGGCGGTACTGCGCTGGCCCGCCGCGATCGGCGGCG encodes the following:
- a CDS encoding dihydrodipicolinate synthase family protein — translated: MAGKKLYGCIPIVVTPFDPEGRVDEESLRREVDWLIDGGVHGLATLALASEGYKLSDAERAQVAQAVVDQARGRVPVIISADHSGADVAVERARQAQAWGADGVMVLPPSFIKPDGDALYRYYAAVANALSAPVIVQDAPQLTGVNMPASFLARLADEFPHVNVAKLEGVPSGPKISEIMNLTGGRMVVFTGWGGLGFWDGLLRGDVGCMPAACFGPSLARVYNLYAAGKVPDAWKCFDAQAHFVAWSMQTLDISVWTSKLALLREGVIASATQRDPATPGDPVMQAQFEVYWEQFSRL
- a CDS encoding alpha/beta fold hydrolase, producing MNTTQPAQDYAEAAARITTLQAFDDATIYPKCRTRFLSHGQRTTWAIVFLHGYTNCPQQWERFAGPWHARGHNILIPRLPGHGTLDRFSDALATPGAAAMCAASDAALDVARGLGERVAIVGLSLSGALILRAARMRADLALAISIAPQIAPRNVPLALAPLLVALIRRIPNRFIWWDQKLKAAMPGPLHAYPRFPSRGMGEMFGIGLAELAAARRPGARPQAGHTLLVTNAYDPALNNAPAHEIIERWRAHGASNVELYDFDASEQLLHDLVEPDQIGQRIDFVYPVLNELMERAMNGGGGSPRGG
- a CDS encoding PAS domain S-box protein, whose translation is MTTILEYVHRVAVDALGTSGSSLSPRLLEKALQTMTIGVTITNVDGRIVYTNRADAEMHGYTVEELIGQPARVFGTAPQARPWSDIAQMHSWLRETVNLRKDGSSFPVLLLSDAVTDADGRPLGVVTTCQDISERKLAEEAVRVSETRLRRITDNMLDVISEVDLSGIIQYASPSHQWVLGYDAGGMIGQVIIERVHPDDAPDARATLLHAPASLSAPGPVVFRYRHADGHYVWMECLGRVLHDERGQASGLVLSSRDVTARKRAEAELQRLNEELEQRVGERTAALEAANAELRRDFAERQRIEHALRESETRYRLHFANVHDVIFAIDGQARVISISPSVEATLGYAPDALIGRSFSELNVLAPESLVRAIGDAQRVLAGERVTAEYTFVRRDGEQRIGEVTGAPLHSETGAIIGVVSVARDITDRKRVEAALRESEERYALAAQGANDGLWDWNLLTGQIYFSPRWKAMLGLADQAPGTSPEAWFALVHPDDLADLQSHLSAHLEGRRSSFEVEYRIRHADGEFRWMLSRALAVRSSEGQACRLTGSQTDITRRKMAEERLLHDALHEPLTGLANRALFMRRLSRAIDADGGPGGSHAAVLFFDLDRFKLINDSLGHQIGDRLLVAVARRIEATVRAGDMIARFGGDEFALLVNDINAPPDAALTAERLLCELTQPFPVDGHMLAPSASVGIALTRRNASPDEIMREADTAMYRAKAQGRARYEIYDAGMHSEVLTLLETEADLRRAIAEHEFELHYQPIVDVASVAVPSVEALVRWRHPRRGLVPPLEFIPLAEDTGLILPLGEWIVRTACAQVREWRAAGHPHLRVSVNISARQLRDPALYALIAQTLRENDLPPSALELEVIERSAVQDVATSTRTLKELAALGVRISIDDFGNHYSTLGNLRRFPFSTLKIDRSFVRDVTDDANTAAITKAIIAMARALNLRVIAEGVESPAQVDFLQQQQCDGMQGYIFSRPLPPASMSEWLRGRAAA
- a CDS encoding glycerol-3-phosphate acyltransferase, whose product is MQTLELLLALFASYLWGAIPTAFIVTQRRAGIDLRRYGTGTIGGANAGEQMGTVWKFIIAGLDLLKGMAPVACLRALGADPWLMVLSGAAVVAGHNWSPYIGWAGGRGLAAAIGTLFVWDARLPLFLLCFFWGGQLARHRGEGPAAGFLLLTLFAWLLDLGLPWLAGCALLALIIAAKRLEGNRLPLPTARAERLRVLWRRFWLDRDVPLGQPWEERRQFR
- a CDS encoding DegV family protein, which codes for MRPIAVVTDSAACVPAALKHELDIREVPFELHWDGETFRDGENLSAGAFYRRLRDSATHPTTSQPTPGAFIAAYRELARQVEAVVSIHVAGELSGACNSARIAAAQVAPFPVRVVDSHTATIAEGFVVLAAARAAANGGSLDTVVAAAEHVRSRVDFYATLKSLEHVHRGGRLGDAAVLVGNQLRLIPIMNLREGRVSVVSLTRSWPSALERVLKHTLDHLAGKFAVHASVFHADAPADAEWLRERLLARIACDEFTVTEFTPVMGAHTGADVVGVAFYADA